In a single window of the Bacteroidota bacterium genome:
- a CDS encoding 30S ribosomal protein S12 produces the protein MPTILQLVRKGRHSAPNRSKSAALDSCPQKRGICTRVYTTTPKKPNSALRKVAKVRLTNKVEVIAYIPGEGHNLQEHSIVLVRGGRVKDLPGVRYHIVRGALDTAGVEGRNQRRSKYGTKKAKAGAAAKTGAKKK, from the coding sequence ATGCCGACAATTCTCCAGCTCGTGCGCAAAGGCCGCCATTCTGCTCCCAACCGGAGCAAATCGGCTGCTCTCGATAGCTGCCCGCAAAAACGCGGAATCTGCACCCGTGTTTACACCACCACGCCCAAAAAGCCGAACTCGGCTCTGCGTAAAGTAGCCAAAGTACGTTTGACCAATAAAGTGGAGGTTATTGCATACATTCCGGGTGAAGGACACAACCTCCAGGAGCACTCAATCGTGCTGGTTCGTGGCGGTCGTGTGAAAGATCTTCCCGGTGTTCGTTACCACATCGTTCGTGGTGCGCTTGATACCGCTGGTGTGGAAGGCCGCAACCAGCGCCGTTCTAAATACGGTACCAAAAAGGCTAAAGCAGGCGCTGCTGCAAAAACCGGCGCTAAGAAAAAATAA
- the rpsG gene encoding 30S ribosomal protein S7, translating into MRKARAKKRILLPDPKFNDILVTRFVNNMMYQGKKSTAYNIFYDAIEIVAKRTEQDGLETWKKALANVTPNVEVRSRRVGGATFQIPQEIRPERRTALGIKWLISYARSRNEKSMPARLAAEIVAASKEEGAAFKKKEDTHRMAEANKAYSHFRL; encoded by the coding sequence ATGAGAAAAGCCAGAGCCAAAAAACGCATTCTGCTCCCGGATCCCAAGTTTAACGATATCCTGGTTACGCGTTTTGTGAACAATATGATGTATCAGGGCAAGAAATCGACTGCCTATAACATCTTCTATGATGCGATTGAAATCGTTGCCAAGCGCACCGAACAGGACGGTCTCGAAACCTGGAAGAAAGCACTTGCCAACGTTACTCCCAATGTGGAAGTTCGCAGCCGCCGTGTAGGTGGTGCCACCTTCCAGATTCCCCAGGAAATCCGCCCCGAGCGCCGTACCGCACTCGGTATCAAATGGCTGATCAGCTACGCACGCAGCCGCAACGAAAAATCAATGCCCGCCCGTCTGGCCGCTGAGATTGTTGCCGCTTCGAAAGAAGAAGGTGCCGCTTTCAAAAAGAAAGAAGACACCCACCGCATGGCCGAAGCCAACAAAGCATACTCGCACTTCCGTCTGTAA